The nucleotide sequence ACAGCAAGCCTTGGAGCCTCCGGGACCCACCAGATCTAAGTCCAAAGCCAACCCTGTCCCTGTAACACTGGGTGGCCCTGAGCAAGGAACTtctctagcctcagtttcccggCTGTCAGTGGAGACAGCAATACCAGTTCACAGAGCTAGTGCAAGGAGTAAGTGACATACAAGAAAGGAGTGTCAATAAACCTTGTGGCCGCCCCCTCCCTGGAGACCAGGGAGGCAGCAGCTGGGGCGTCGAGGGGAGGAGGGTCTCAGGTCACTGCAAAGAGCCCGGCTCCATCTGGCTTTGCGTTTATTCAATACAGGCCCAGTGCTCGGCTCCTCCCCGGGGAAGCGGCCGAGCCCGGGAtgcaaggaaataaataaaggccGCCGAGGTGTGAGCGTGGGCTGCGGTGGGGCAcccggggagaggggcaggtgtCCCGGAGACGCTGGCCCCAACCTCGGCTGTCCCCCCACCCACGGCCACCAactccagcaggctccaggtgggGCCAGTGGAGCTACCCAGAGGGACAGGGTCCTGGACTTCCTGCCTCGCTCCAACCACTCCTTTCTGCCCCCCCTCTCCTTCTAAAGCAGTTCCAGAGGCTGAGCTCTCCATCTGGCTggcgggggggaggaggaggaagggggccgGTGTCCAGGTCCCAGGACTTTCCCGGGCAGGAGCCTGGGCTCCATGGAGGACAGAGGAGCAGGGAGGCGGGCGCCCTGAGCCAGCAGGCCTTTATGCACCGCCCATTTGTgcggcggccccgcccccgctTCCGGGTGCTGTCCTCCCGCTCACCCTGCCCCCCAGATCTGCAGCCCTGGGGGCAATCAGGAGTCACACCAGCTCCCGCCCTTGTCCAGGGGCCCAGCGGCCCCTCGCGCATCCTTGGAGGGCGCATCCCTGGACGGCTCCCCCGCCGCAGTGTCGTCGTCATCTTCGTCCTCCTCGTCCTCCCCGTCCGTGAACTCATCCTGGCCGGGGCCGTAGGCCAGCGTGGTGTGGGCCAGGTCCACCTCGATGGGGAAGACGTCGGCAGCGCGCAGCACCGCATAGCAGTCGTTGTAGTACTTGGACATGGTGGACACGAAGCGCTGCAGCTGGAACACGATGTCCTGGACTGGGGCAGGCGGGCGGGCAGACAGGCGCCGGTGGAGAGGACCCTCCAGGCCTGCGtgggcccgccccctcccctgggcttcCCACCGCCCACCTCGCCAGGCCTCATGGCCTGGGACCCGGCAAGGCCTGGGCCTCTGGCCCGCgcagaacccaggtctcctgggTCAGGGAAAGGAGGAGCCGGGCCTGCACCCCACCACACCCACAGGGCATGGACCAGCCCCCTTCAGGCCAGACCCCAGGAAGGGGGCTGCATTTCCGCCAGGGCAGCCAGACTCCAAAGCTCTGCTGTGGAACCTCACATAAGTACCGACCTGTCCAGGCCACGGTTTGTTTTCCCAGCtctgaaatggggagaagacGGCAGCCACCTCCCCAGTCCTGAGGGTAGTACAGGGTTGGGGTTGGGAATGCACCAGAGGCCCCCCAGCGCCCACCTACGCCCCTCACCATGCTTCTGGTCCAGCAGCTCCATCTTCTCCAGCACGTCTTTGCGCATCTGGGAGAAGCGGGCACGGGCCTCCTGGCGACAGCGCAGAATCAGGCGGTACTCATAGTTGCCAGTGCTCACGCGGTACAGGGGttcccccagggcctggggcagggaggtGCATGTCAGGGACCGGCAGGGGGCTGGAGAGGGACGGGGGAGCCTGctctggggcagctgggggcaggCCGCAGGAAGGCTGTGGAGCCTGGCCCCCCACCCACCAGCTCACTCCCCTGCACCGCGGGGCCCTTTGCAAAGCTACCGCTTCTGAGGACGCCAGTGATGGATAGAAGCCCGTTAACAGctttgtggaaaaaagaaaaaaaacccaaaaccaaacccTCGCCACATCAAATAATGAGCATTTAGTCCTGAGGTGGATCCAGATTTCAAACGTATGAAAAAGCTGGATTAAAAAGGCCTCTTAGGAACGAGGAAAGTCAGGTTCTCCCTGCGAGAGGATCACAGGGCCTGGGGGCAGCAGCCAGTGTGGGAGGGGTCCTAGCGCAAGCCAGCCAGCGCTCCCCCAGGGGGGCCAGCTCCAGGGACAGGAGCCCGGCCAGTCCCCCAAGCCGCTCCCAGGTAGGCCTGACCTGCCTGCGgtcacccccccgccccccgcaaacCCAGGACATTCTCGGCCCGGGAGACAAGCAGGGGTGCGTCCCGCCCGctctcccaccccagggccaccccAACGGCCCGAGGACTCACGATGCAGCTGTATTCCTCGTCGTCCATCTCCTTCACCTTCAGGCAGTAGGACtgtgtggggtgggtggggcccCGAGGTCAGGGCGGCTGCATGTTCTGGATGCCCACCCTGCACCCCGCTTCCTCCCATGCCACAGCACCCCTATGTGCCGCCGAGAAGCAGCCACGCCGGGCCTCCTGGGCCCTGCACCCCATGGACCAGGACAGGCTGAGACGTGTCGGGGGGAGGCTGGCGCCTCACTCAGACCGGCCCTTGCTCAGGGAGGCCCAGGGCGAGGGGGCAGCACTTGGGACAGGGCTCGCAACTGGGAGGCTGGCAAGGGGGGGAtgctttgggggtggggaaggggattCCATGGTCAAAAGAGCGGGGGAAGGCCCTGGAAGACTCATGCTGCACATGGGCCTgtcaaaggctctgagaagtcctgcagcaaAGAAACCTTGGCTTGCTTTGTGGAGCATTTTCTCTCAATTCCTTTGACCATAAGAATTATTATGTAAACATACAACTCAATAATGTCCCTTGGCATCTACTTTAGAACCACTGACCCACTGTTAAAAGTGACCCCAAAATCCCAAGAGGTCAGAGTGGTCCAGAGTTGAGCACTCTgcctcccccaggctcccagcctcccagAGTCTCCTCTGAGCAGCTGGGGCCAGTGTCCAGGCTGCTGCCTAATTCCAGTACCTCCCAGGTCCCTGGTCCCACGTCCTCAATCAGACACGACAGGGGGTCTGGCCCCATCCTGCTTGCTAGCCTGCGGCCCGCAAAGGAGCGAATCTCCGGGTgggctctccccccacccccgcatgccggcccttccctccccagaggcTTGAGACCCTCACCAGGTACTCAAACTTCACGTCCAGGTACTTCTTGATGGTGAGGCGAGTGTCCGGGATGGCCTTGTTGAGATACGTGTTCAGGTCCGTCAGCATCTGGAAGGGATGGACGCACAGAGGCTTAGTCCcctgggggccgggggcaggCTGGCCAGGGGGACGAAGATGGCACTGATCCCTTGATCCTTCTCGTGGACTCAGACGTTGGGGCCAAAGGGCGCTCCCAGACAGCTCTGTCCACTGAAGGGTGAGGAGACAGGCCAGGCCAAGGGCAAACTGTAACGAGTCCGTCAATGCTGAGTGAGGCCTGGGAGGCGAAGGGACATACCCACAGTCAGCCGTGTCCATGACCAAGCCAGACctgcacccaggtgctccagctccAGTACGGGACCCTTTCTGCGGGTGGCACTGTCCCCTCTCTACCCTCACATGCTGACACACACATGCTTGACGTGACCTACCGGCTTGATGGTTTTCAGCAGCCGGATGCCGAACTTCTCGATGCTGCGGTGGGCATCAGCAAACTTCACAAAAGCCTCGCTCGCAGCTGGCTGGGGCTCCCGCACCCCAATCACAGAGAACACGTCCCCAAAGGCTGCAGGACAAGTGTGCCCTGAAGGCTGCCCCTACTTGACCCCTTCATGAAGAAGCCAGGGATTTGTCGGGGAGAAGCAGGGCGGGGGCGCACGCTGGGCTGAAGGCCAAGGTCTGCATGAGGTCTACATCCCCAAGGTGGGTGGGTTCCTTGCCCAAAGAGAGTTGGGTCTGTACCCCCAAGGGAGCTGGGTCTATATCCGAGGGCGTGGCCCTCATTCCCCAGAGTGACCAGCCCGTGGGGTAAGAAGGCTCGGTCAAGGTTGGAGAAGCCATTGTGGCCTGGCAGCAGAGAAGCGGTCTGGGAATCTGGATCCCAGGGCCATACGGCCAGCTCCGCCCTGAGGAGCCTGTGACCATTTCCTGTCTGGGCTTCATTATCCCAACTGTCAAATGGGATTACTGGTAGCTGCCCTGCCCAGCTAACAGACTTGTAGGAAATGAGACCACAAATAAGACAGGAACCCCGGGTACACTGTAAGGGGGAAGTACAGGTAAGACTGGGCGGGGCCCAGACAAGTGCCTGGGCCCCACGGAAGACTGGCTGGTCCCCATGTTCCCCACTGGCCCCCATTACTGCTATATCCCAGTGTCTATACAAAGCCCGGCCCGAATGAGGCCTGAGTCAGATGCTGTGGCGGCTGCCCAGAGTGTGGGCGTGAGAAAGGCCCCAGGGAGGGGACGGGCCACATCCTCACTGTATGGGCAAGCACTGAgctgaggagggagtgagggTCTTCCCAGGGTCACCTGGTAGGTTTAGGGGTGCCCTTACCCCGGTGGGTCTGCGACAGCTCATAAAAGGCCCGTAGGAGGTTCTTGGTGTGTTCTGTCATTCCTGTGGGAGAGAGCCAACCAGAGGGGAATGGGAGAACGTGGGGAGACCACAGTGGTCCCCCAGGACATCGCCGCCAACCCCCTAGCCCGAGGGCCTCACTGGGCCTGAGCTCACTGGCGCTTCCCACAGGCGTGCCAGGGAGTAGGGTTAAAGGCTTAGCCCTGGCACCACCCAACAGGTGCCCCCACCAGAGAAGGGAGGCGGGACTTCGCAGGGGTGGGTGAACAGGGCCTTCTGTGGGCTTTATCTCTGGGAGACAGCGGGGCCCTGAAAGACTCTCATTTACATGTgctattatttgaatttttgtggACGTGTGTTACTTTCGCGATTGGAAAAAGTATgtgttaagagtctttttttcttatgaactCCTAATGGCCACGGTCCTAGAATTTTATGGGCGCCCTCCTGCCCCTACCGCGGCCATTTCAGAGCAGCACTCCAAGCTCGACGCCAGGGCGGGGCCGGTGCCAGGCGCCTACTGCTCGGCCGGGCAcacaccgcccccctccccccgcggcCAGTGTGCACCAGCTCACCTTTATACAGCTCGGCGGTCCGCTCCAGCTCCTCCAGCCTCTTGACGAGCCCGTCTGTAGGGGTCAGAGGAGAAGGTGAGGCCAGGGAGTCAGCGAGCGCGGGGTGAGGCCAGAGccaggcaggggtgggacagaggcaGCCCCCAGAAGAGAAGGACGGCACAGAACGGGGTCCCAGGGAGGGGGGGTCATGTTCTGTAGTGGCCTGGGACCCCTAAaccaagcaggggacaggcagggccGCCCCCAGGCGGCTCCTGAGACgggctctccccccaccccccatgcagGACAGGCACAtcagaggggcagaaaggcaaTGGTAACTGAGGCACTGGTACACGTCACCAGCGGAAACCGGGTGGGGCCCCCCCCAACGGCCAGCCAAAGGCAGGCCCTTTCCTAGCAGTCAAGGCTCCCATGCTTGCACCACAAACCCTGCCCCCAGCCAAGGAGGAAGGCGGTCAAAGGGACCCGGAGAGGAGCTATTTCAACACGTCTCCAGCAGGCAGCCAATGCAAAGGCCCAGAAGGGAGAACCCCCAGGGAGGGAAGGCAAATTCAAGAGGGGCTCTGAGGATGACCTCGCACGGACAGGGCCTGGGTGATCATCTTCATACGCCTAACAGCTGTTTCTTAGGCACCTTTTGTGTGCCAGAACACAAAACGACCCACAGAATGACCTTGGTGACTGAGCCCCGAGTCCCAGCAGAGGAGAGTAGGGAGGGCAGGCGGCACATGACCAGAGTAACCTCGAGGGTCGTGAGTGAGAGGTGCAGGCAGCTGCCTCACCGCAAGGGCTCAAAATGGGCGCAAGCAGGGATGGGCAGGCATTTCAGATGAGGGAGGGCCGGGCGGCGAGCGGTTAAGGGTAAGGGAACGAGattcctcccacctcccactggCAGCACCCTCCGGGCAGGGGCTGTGCCAGGGGTTCTCGGGGCGgccccccaggctgggctcaggCTCTCTGACCACAGTGCTGGGTTTCTGGAGTCAAGGCTCCCTGCGTCCAGCTCAGTCCCTCCTTCCTATGAGCCTCTGGGGCAAGGCCTGCGTCCCTCATTCTCTGCATGAGATGAGGGACAAGGAGGTAAAGCAGCTTGCCCTAAGGCACACAGCCAGGCACGATTCAAGCCGGGGTGCTGTCTGGCCCCCCAGTCTCCCCTGTTGACCCAGGTCGGGGTTTTCTGAGcgggtggagaggaggggagcagacACGGAGTCTGAGCAGAGACAGTGGCTGTGTgtcagggggcagggaggagggtgggctcccgctggggggctgggagggtaGAGGGCATCTCGGAGGTCTTCGGGGAGCTGGGCCCCTGGCTGGGCCCCAGGCACTGGCTCCCCAGAGCCCTGGCAGCCGGCCAGCCTGGCAGGAAAGGAGCCATGGAAGGGCCGTGCTGTTGTTTTTAGCTGGGTCATGGGACATCGTGACAGCTTCAATTTTAGAAGCCCTATTTAAGGCTGGGGAAATTGCaaggtttggggggaaaaacacaacAAGCAGTTCTAATTTCATCTCCACGCATGGTAACTACAGTAACAGGGATTTATAGACACCAAGGAGCTGAAAATAGCAGCCGCCACTTTTGTGCACCATTTGGAACGGGCTCAGACCCCACCCCCGCGTCCCAGCCAGCGGAGCCGAGTGCCCAGTGGAGCCGGCCATAGATACGAGCATTTCTATCCACCCCCCACACGCACAGACCGCAGAACTGCTATTTATAACCTCGGGCTGGGGCCGCTCGGAGCAGGGCCAAGTGTTCTACTGGCCACACACTTTCGTGAGTGTGAACATGTGAGTCCGTGGctggccctccccgccccccacctccagtcCAAGGCAGAAACCGCCAAGACAAGGGCAGCAGCGCCCCCTCCTGGAGAAAGGCAGGGGCGAGGTGGGCAATATGGGAGCAGGGCGCTGGGGCCCATGATGGCTGCAGCCAGCGCTGTGACAGCAGGTGAGGGCGGTGGTACCAGCTGGGGGTGTTGGAAGGAAGCACCTTGCAGTGTGCATGGGTTGCATCTGTGCCCCAGGCCCGGCATCTCCACCTGGGCGTGGGGGCCATGGCTGCAGGCGGTCTTGGCTGACTGGGAGGCAGAAAGGCCCCTGGGGATGTGGAAGGGGATCATCCGCTCCACAGCCAGCAGGACCCACGTCAGCAATGTGGGGGGCCAGGGCACCCGTCTCTGGAAGCCTGGGCCCGTGACCCCCATCCCCGGGCAGCTGCGAGGGAGGACAGGACTCACCGTTGCACAGGATGGCCCTGCTCAGGCCCAGGGCGTCCGCGGTCCCCGAACTCATGTTCTCTACCAGCCGATGCTTTACTTTCTTCAACACTGAGACCAGGCAAGAAAAGGACTCAGGGACGGGGGATCTGCAGCAGGGACCTCAAACCATCCCTGCCCCGGCTCATCTCCTGTCACCAAAAGTGACAGCGGGGGCTGCGGGCTGGAACTGGGGCTTAGTGCAGGGGTGACCGTGGAGTGGGGAGAGCCCCAGCAGGGCGTGCTGGGTCCCCTGCCCCATTCACTCTACATGAGGGCAGTGCAGGGAGTCGGAAGGAGGGAAATACATAAAGTGCCAACAGGAAACCAGGGAGCACCTCTTCCCGCTTCCACATCTGGGAGTGGAGGCACCACCGACCACGAGTGACCTCGGACCCTCGGACCTGGGACTCAATTATCGTATGCGTGTTTGTACACTTAGCTGCTGGCAGGGAGCCAGGATGGCACTAAAGGGTTTTCTAGGGAGAGTCTCCAGCACAGACTTGACCTGCCCTTAGCCTCCTTCCTTAAGACCCAGGAGGTGGCTGCGGCCCCCGGGGTGGAGGAAAAGTGTGCTGGGCTCTGGAGCCAAGAGACCTGTGAGTACATCCACCCCGGGGGACAGAgagccctctctgggcctcaggccaTGACGTAGAAGGAGGTGGCTGGTCCAGAGGACTTCAAAGCTGCTGCCCAGCTCTGGAGTTCTGAAGCTACAAAACCAAACCCAGTACCCCCTCCCGGCCCCCCGCCAGCAGGAGGCAACCTGTCCTGGGGAATgctgtgggaggaggggctggcctgGCACCCTCTGCCCGAGGCCTGAGGTCTAGTTCAGACCTCAGGCCCTCCTGGGAGCAGGCGGGTGGAAGAGGCGGCTGGCCGAGCAGGGTGCCAGTGGGCACCCTCAGTGGAAGCTGCCCTTCCTTTTGGAAGGGTGTAGGGCTGGTCTTTAAGGGCCACCCGAGGGCAGCGAGGTCCCAGAGGACGTGGCCGGGGTGACAGGGCTGACACACGGGGCAGAGCGAAATCGGGCACAGACTCCTGGGAGCTAGGGCAGGAGAGCACTGTGGGTCCCCCCAGGCCCTCTCTGCGTTAGCTTGGTCAAAAGCCGAGTAACTCTCTCGACACGCGGTCCTAGAGGCAGGGCACGCGCCCGGGGCATGTGGGGCCCCCGCTCTGGTCCAGCTCACCAATGTCCAGGGACATGCCCTGCTTGGGGTCCGCCTGCAGCTTGTTGTAGTGGATGGTCACCTCCCCCTGGaaaagcaggagaggcagagttgAGATGGAGGCTCCTGGGTCCCAGGCCCCCTTCCCTGGAGAAGCCTGTTTGCCCCGAAATCTGTGGTCACAAGAGAAtcctgggccctggggaggagcCAGACCAACCATGAAATCTACCAAGCCGGGCCCAGGCTGCGACACGGCCCTGACTTAACTGGTTTGTTCCCATGTACCTCTCCCTGTCCTGCGATGCGCCAGGCCCTGGGGAACCAGCGGGGACAAGGACAGCCACGGTCCCCACTGCCACAGAGCTCCCAGCCTGGCAGCCCCTGACTCCCGGTGCTCCTACCGCCTCAGGTGCCCCGCCCTCCCGCATGCACGCTATGCTCCGGGCCTTCACTATGCCATGTGCCCTGCATCGAGGATCTTCTACACTCGAaactttccccccacccccgtccccagGAGTCTCTCCATTCGCTCAGCTAACACGTCTGCGCACTTCCTCCGTGCCAGGTGCTGGGGCGCCGGGAGCAGGTGCAGGGCGGCCCCAACCTCCTAGGGCCCAAGCCAGCAGGGGGCCTGACGCAAATCGCATTCGACATCTGGAAGAGAAGCGCCAGCGTCTCCAGAGACGCCTTCCTTAACCATGTGAGGCCACCACGGTCACTCTCATCCATGCAATCCTAAGACCCCTGAACTTGGGACAGAATCCATTCAAACACAAAACAGGATTGCAACAGAGTCCTGAAGGGAAACCAAGATGGCCTGACAGATGCCGTCAGAGGCGGGGGCAGAAGCACAAGGCTCCCGGGCTGCAGCAGAGCACGTCGGGGGGCCCAGGGCCCACTGCGGCGGGCACAGCGGCCGTCAGACTCGGGCTCAGGTCCCGCTGTGTGACCAAGCaaatccctccctctctctgggcacCAGTGAAACGGGGACCATAGTCCCTGCCCATGCCCAAACATGGGAGCTGGGACATCTTTGCATTGATGTCAAGGCTCCTGTCCTCGTGGGCacgggggtggaggtgggggctggtgTGCCATAGGCCTGAGGACAGGGGGCTGTGAAGAGGCATGAGGAAGGGGCCCACCCAGGGCTCGCCCACCCCACCGTCTGCACCAGG is from Suricata suricatta isolate VVHF042 chromosome 10, meerkat_22Aug2017_6uvM2_HiC, whole genome shotgun sequence and encodes:
- the PICK1 gene encoding PRKCA-binding protein encodes the protein MFSDLDYDIEEDKLGIPTVPGKVTLQKDAQNLIGISIGGGAQYCPCLYIVQVFDNTPAALDGTVAAGDEITGVNGRSIKGKTKVEVAKMIQEVKGEVTIHYNKLQADPKQGMSLDIVLKKVKHRLVENMSSGTADALGLSRAILCNDGLVKRLEELERTAELYKGMTEHTKNLLRAFYELSQTHRAFGDVFSVIGVREPQPAASEAFVKFADAHRSIEKFGIRLLKTIKPMLTDLNTYLNKAIPDTRLTIKKYLDVKFEYLSYCLKVKEMDDEEYSCIALGEPLYRVSTGNYEYRLILRCRQEARARFSQMRKDVLEKMELLDQKHVQDIVFQLQRFVSTMSKYYNDCYAVLRAADVFPIEVDLAHTTLAYGPGQDEFTDGEDEEDEDDDDTAAGEPSRDAPSKDARGAAGPLDKGGSWCDS